A stretch of the Bdellovibrio sp. 22V genome encodes the following:
- the rpe gene encoding ribulose-phosphate 3-epimerase, which yields MSKLVAPSILSADFANLEKEIKAVAAAGADWIHVDVMDGHFVPNITIGIPVVKALKKVSPLPLDVHLMIEEPERYVEEFIKAGSDYLTIHVEATKDSAGVLKRIRELGAKAGITLRPRTSLNEVLPLLPLCDLVLVMTVEPGFGGQSFMHDQIEKISILRQEIRDQKLNCLIEVDGGINAETAKLCHEADVFVAGSYVFGRDYKTAIASLK from the coding sequence GTGTCTAAGCTTGTCGCTCCCTCTATTTTGTCGGCGGATTTTGCGAATCTTGAAAAAGAGATCAAGGCCGTAGCGGCAGCGGGAGCGGATTGGATTCACGTCGATGTGATGGACGGACATTTTGTGCCGAATATCACAATCGGAATTCCAGTGGTGAAAGCTCTGAAAAAAGTTTCGCCGTTGCCTTTGGATGTGCATCTAATGATCGAAGAGCCTGAACGCTATGTTGAAGAATTCATCAAAGCGGGCAGTGACTATCTTACGATTCATGTTGAAGCGACAAAAGATTCAGCGGGTGTTCTAAAACGCATTCGGGAGCTGGGCGCAAAAGCCGGCATCACATTGCGACCTCGCACTTCTTTGAACGAAGTGCTGCCATTGCTTCCATTGTGCGATTTGGTTTTAGTAATGACTGTGGAGCCGGGATTTGGCGGGCAAAGTTTTATGCACGATCAAATTGAAAAGATTTCGATCTTGCGCCAAGAAATTCGCGATCAAAAATTGAATTGTCTGATTGAAGTCGATGGCGGTATTAATGCCGAGACGGCGAAGCTTTGCCATGAGGCAGATGTATTCGTTGCCGGCAGTTATGTTTTCGGTCGTGATTATAAAACCGCGATTGCTAGTCTTAAGTAA
- a CDS encoding FAD-dependent oxidoreductase, whose translation MAHAQQHTHSLWQETTVFPTFPPLATSVSTDVCVVGAGIAGLMTAYRLLQKGRRVVVIDKDPLGFNETAHSTAHLVSALDDRFFKLRKTHGREGARLAYSSHAAAVDLIENIVATEGIECGFKRLNGYLFLAEEHDKRYLEREKAAALDAGCFDVSIVAEPEEEFFEAGQCLRFPRQAQMDPAKFMLGLCENIRKRGGLIFPETKGDKFQGGLSAYVETSEGHRVSCQDIVVATNVPINDWMTVHIKEAAYRTYVIGLKVPRERRLPALFWDTTDPYHYVRFASDPLKDYDVVLVGGEDHRVGQISDPENSFSRLRDWAARRLRIEGEVVSSWSGQIVEPMDGLAYIGRNPGDHDNVYIATGDSGNGTTHGAIASMIISDLIVAGEHPWADLYDPRRFNWRGITRFISENFQNSVQYRDWISSGDNKDLEELLPGEGCVISEGLTKTAVLRNEDGGFQRLSATCPHMGGVVRWNEAEETWDCPVHGSRFNKNGEVLNGPAKNNLSPEQRPAEEPTPPRKKEDSLDV comes from the coding sequence ATGGCACATGCTCAGCAACACACGCATTCCTTGTGGCAAGAGACGACCGTTTTTCCTACTTTTCCTCCACTCGCAACATCGGTTTCTACGGATGTCTGTGTGGTCGGGGCAGGTATCGCAGGTTTAATGACTGCGTATCGCCTGCTGCAAAAGGGCCGTCGAGTCGTCGTCATCGATAAAGATCCGCTTGGCTTTAATGAGACAGCTCATTCCACAGCTCATCTTGTAAGCGCGCTTGATGACCGCTTCTTTAAACTGCGAAAAACTCACGGCCGCGAAGGCGCGCGTCTGGCTTACAGCAGTCATGCCGCCGCTGTCGATCTGATCGAAAACATTGTCGCCACCGAAGGCATTGAGTGCGGATTTAAACGTCTTAACGGTTACCTCTTTTTAGCCGAAGAACATGACAAGCGTTATTTGGAGCGGGAAAAGGCGGCGGCTTTAGACGCCGGTTGTTTTGACGTTTCTATAGTTGCTGAACCCGAAGAGGAATTCTTTGAAGCGGGACAGTGCTTGCGTTTTCCTCGACAAGCTCAAATGGATCCGGCGAAATTTATGTTGGGATTGTGCGAGAATATTCGCAAAAGAGGCGGTTTGATTTTTCCGGAAACTAAAGGCGATAAATTTCAAGGCGGACTTTCCGCTTACGTCGAAACCTCCGAGGGGCATCGCGTTTCCTGCCAAGATATTGTTGTCGCAACGAATGTGCCTATCAACGATTGGATGACCGTTCACATAAAGGAAGCTGCTTATCGAACGTACGTGATCGGTCTTAAAGTTCCGCGTGAACGTCGCTTGCCCGCACTTTTTTGGGATACGACAGATCCGTATCACTATGTGCGTTTTGCTTCAGATCCTCTGAAAGACTACGACGTCGTCCTTGTCGGCGGTGAGGATCATCGGGTGGGCCAAATCAGTGATCCTGAAAACAGTTTTTCAAGACTGCGCGACTGGGCCGCTCGGCGCCTTAGGATTGAGGGGGAGGTTGTCAGCTCCTGGTCGGGGCAGATCGTAGAGCCCATGGACGGGCTCGCTTATATTGGTCGAAATCCAGGCGACCATGACAACGTTTACATCGCCACGGGGGACTCTGGCAATGGGACCACTCATGGAGCTATCGCTTCTATGATTATCTCGGATCTTATTGTGGCGGGAGAGCATCCATGGGCCGATCTTTATGATCCCCGCCGTTTCAACTGGCGTGGTATCACGCGATTCATTTCCGAAAACTTTCAAAACAGTGTTCAGTATCGCGACTGGATATCCAGTGGTGACAATAAAGATTTGGAAGAGTTGTTGCCCGGCGAAGGCTGCGTGATTTCCGAAGGTCTTACGAAAACGGCCGTGCTTCGCAATGAAGATGGCGGCTTTCAGCGTTTGTCAGCGACCTGTCCTCACATGGGGGGCGTTGTGCGCTGGAATGAAGCTGAAGAAACGTGGGATTGTCCCGTGCATGGCTCTCGTTTCAACAAAAACGGTGAAGTTTTGAATGGCCCCGCCAAAAACAATCTTTCACCGGAACAGCGACCTGCGGAAGAACCGACGCCTCCGCGCAAGAAGGAAGACAGTTTGGATGTTTAG
- a CDS encoding SlyX family protein, with protein MSEQRFIDIETKIAHQEYMIEELNQVLYEQQKTIDKLEGLLTTLTKRLEGLGDGDNVRGPGEKPPHY; from the coding sequence ATGTCAGAGCAGCGCTTTATCGACATCGAAACCAAAATCGCTCATCAAGAGTATATGATCGAAGAACTAAACCAAGTTCTTTACGAACAACAGAAAACCATCGACAAACTCGAAGGCCTTCTGACAACTTTAACAAAAAGACTTGAAGGTCTCGGCGACGGCGACAACGTTCGCGGACCTGGCGAAAAACCGCCCCATTACTAA
- a CDS encoding nuclear transport factor 2 family protein has translation MQKKEIAIAFLKSAAAGDVRNAYEKYVAANFIHHNQYFKGDREALMHAMEDAHKATPNKTLTVKKVLEDGNHVMTFSEIIRSNHNSATIAVIHIFRIENDKIVELWDVGQEVLKDSPNKNGIF, from the coding sequence ATGCAAAAAAAAGAAATCGCTATTGCCTTCCTAAAATCCGCTGCTGCCGGTGACGTTCGCAACGCTTATGAAAAATACGTGGCTGCCAATTTCATTCATCACAATCAATACTTTAAAGGCGACCGCGAAGCCTTGATGCATGCGATGGAGGATGCGCACAAAGCGACACCCAACAAAACTTTGACCGTCAAAAAAGTGCTGGAGGACGGCAATCACGTCATGACTTTTTCAGAAATTATTCGCAGCAACCATAACTCTGCCACGATCGCGGTGATTCATATTTTCCGTATCGAGAACGATAAAATCGTGGAATTGTGGGACGTGGGACAGGAAGTTTTGAAAGATTCTCCCAATAAAAACGGAATTTTCTAG
- a CDS encoding NUDIX hydrolase → MLRNYKDDREFYESLPKKRIGAGALLFYKQDLLILQPTYATGWILPGGTVQGEESPLEALHREIFEELGITIEPTHLISIDYISNQDVKGEYIQFLFGAKELSEKQAQAISLDPYELRDYKFVDLEAAFVMLTPLVAKRVASTLMAQARSEGAVYLENGRLLETMTMQTPAKQVERNPDP, encoded by the coding sequence ATGTTACGAAACTACAAAGACGACAGAGAATTCTACGAATCTCTTCCCAAAAAACGTATTGGGGCCGGCGCGCTGCTCTTCTACAAGCAGGACCTTCTTATTTTGCAGCCGACCTACGCCACAGGATGGATTTTACCGGGTGGGACCGTGCAAGGCGAAGAATCTCCTTTAGAGGCGCTTCATCGCGAGATCTTCGAAGAACTTGGCATTACCATCGAGCCGACCCATCTGATCTCTATCGACTATATTTCCAATCAAGACGTCAAAGGAGAATACATCCAGTTTCTTTTTGGCGCCAAGGAGCTCTCTGAAAAACAAGCGCAAGCTATAAGTCTAGACCCTTACGAATTGCGCGATTACAAATTTGTCGACCTTGAAGCGGCGTTTGTCATGCTCACTCCCCTCGTTGCCAAAAGAGTCGCAAGCACTTTGATGGCACAAGCCCGGAGTGAGGGCGCCGTATATTTGGAAAACGGACGCTTGCTCGAAACAATGACGATGCAGACGCCCGCGAAACAGGTTGAGCGCAATCCCGATCCATAA
- a CDS encoding outer membrane beta-barrel protein — translation MKKLLAVFAVVLGFSTVSHADLLVEPYLGYEMGTTKDQDGKIEGTQLGLRLGYASPVMFWAALDGTLGVSAKFKPDSGSDEDAKRTSVYGVVGIDLPILLRGWVGYGFLNEVDLDDTGKLKGTSYKVGVGFTGLPFISLNLEYLDEKFTERGGVDLGTDMTNKSYVLSVSLPLEL, via the coding sequence ATGAAAAAGCTTTTAGCGGTATTTGCTGTAGTACTTGGCTTTTCGACTGTGTCACATGCTGATTTGTTGGTAGAGCCTTACCTTGGCTACGAAATGGGAACGACCAAAGATCAGGACGGAAAAATCGAAGGTACTCAACTGGGTTTGCGTTTAGGTTATGCATCCCCTGTGATGTTCTGGGCTGCTCTTGATGGGACGTTGGGCGTGAGCGCTAAATTCAAACCAGATTCAGGAAGTGATGAGGATGCAAAAAGAACTTCCGTCTATGGCGTTGTAGGTATCGATCTTCCAATTCTTTTGAGAGGTTGGGTTGGTTACGGATTTCTCAATGAAGTTGACTTAGACGACACTGGAAAGCTTAAAGGCACAAGCTACAAAGTAGGCGTGGGCTTCACGGGTCTTCCATTTATTTCTCTGAACTTAGAATATTTGGACGAAAAGTTCACAGAGCGCGGTGGAGTCGATCTTGGAACAGATATGACAAATAAATCCTACGTCCTTTCCGTATCTCTTCCTTTAGAACTCTAA
- the hutH gene encoding histidine ammonia-lyase, which produces MQITGENITLESLYEIAHNPKIKAVLSASGKAKMQQSRDYIEGRISSGEVMYGVNTGFGAFSSVRISDEQIEQLQRNLIRSHSMGVGAPFTKTETRAMMVLRANALAKGHSGIRPLVVEKILEFLNNDIIPVVPSQGSVGASGDLAPLSHLALAIIGEGEAWGADGKAVPVQKLLQEKNIQALDLKAKEGLSMINGCQVMTSIGLLSVWEARRLLWMADLAGAMSLEGLRGTRKAFDPLISATRPHPGEAKTARNLMKLMGATSEIAESHAVNDPRVQDAYSLRCMPAVHGAAKDALRYVVKVLETEANSSTDNPLVFAEANKVLSCGNFHGMPVAHAMDFAGIAISSQASISECRISKMISTQMSELPAFLTPNGGLNSGHMIVQVAAASLVSENKVLAHPASVDSIPTSAEKEDHVSMGTIAARKFAQILRNAENVVAMEMLSACQAMDLLAPLKPNAAVKAAFEHIRKTVPFAKEDRIFSKDVEAIKAMMNSNELINVVQNTVGELEW; this is translated from the coding sequence ATGCAAATTACTGGTGAAAATATCACGCTCGAAAGTCTTTACGAAATTGCTCATAATCCGAAAATAAAAGCGGTGCTTTCTGCTTCTGGAAAAGCGAAGATGCAACAATCTCGCGATTACATTGAAGGCCGCATTTCCAGCGGTGAAGTGATGTACGGTGTAAATACCGGCTTTGGTGCTTTTTCTTCCGTGCGTATTTCTGACGAACAAATCGAACAGTTGCAAAGAAACCTCATCCGCTCTCACTCGATGGGTGTGGGCGCACCATTCACAAAAACTGAAACGCGCGCGATGATGGTTTTGCGTGCGAATGCTTTGGCGAAAGGTCATAGCGGCATTCGTCCGTTGGTGGTTGAGAAAATTTTGGAATTCCTCAATAACGATATTATTCCTGTGGTACCGTCGCAAGGTTCCGTGGGAGCCAGCGGTGACCTAGCTCCGCTTTCGCACTTGGCATTGGCAATCATTGGTGAGGGCGAAGCTTGGGGAGCAGACGGTAAAGCCGTTCCTGTGCAAAAACTTCTTCAAGAAAAAAATATCCAAGCATTGGATTTGAAAGCGAAAGAGGGTCTTTCCATGATCAATGGTTGTCAGGTGATGACATCCATCGGTCTCCTTTCAGTATGGGAAGCTCGACGTCTTTTGTGGATGGCAGACTTGGCTGGAGCGATGTCTCTAGAAGGTTTGCGTGGGACGCGCAAAGCTTTTGATCCTTTAATCTCGGCGACTCGTCCTCATCCGGGAGAGGCGAAAACAGCGCGCAACTTAATGAAACTTATGGGCGCGACAAGTGAGATCGCGGAAAGCCACGCTGTGAACGATCCCCGTGTTCAAGATGCGTATTCGCTTCGCTGTATGCCAGCAGTTCATGGAGCGGCGAAAGATGCTCTTCGTTACGTAGTCAAAGTTTTGGAAACGGAAGCGAACTCTTCAACGGACAATCCTTTGGTTTTTGCCGAAGCGAACAAGGTTCTTTCCTGCGGGAACTTCCACGGGATGCCGGTAGCCCACGCGATGGATTTCGCGGGCATCGCGATTTCTTCACAAGCCAGCATCAGCGAATGCCGTATTTCCAAAATGATTTCAACACAGATGAGTGAATTGCCGGCGTTCTTAACTCCGAATGGCGGTTTGAACTCAGGTCATATGATCGTGCAAGTCGCGGCGGCTTCTTTGGTGAGCGAGAACAAAGTTTTGGCGCATCCTGCGAGCGTGGATTCCATTCCGACATCCGCGGAAAAAGAAGACCATGTTTCCATGGGCACGATCGCGGCAAGAAAGTTTGCGCAGATTTTAAGAAATGCGGAAAACGTCGTGGCGATGGAAATGCTCTCAGCATGTCAAGCGATGGACTTGCTGGCTCCGCTAAAACCAAACGCTGCGGTGAAGGCCGCTTTTGAGCACATTCGTAAAACAGTGCCTTTCGCAAAAGAAGATCGCATCTTCTCGAAAGATGTGGAAGCGATCAAAGCAATGATGAATTCCAATGAACTTATTAACGTCGTCCAAAACACTGTGGGCGAACTTGAGTGGTAG
- the hutU gene encoding urocanate hydratase, whose product MSRVVKAPTGNKMVCKGWLQEAAYRMIQNNLDPMVAERPEDLVVYGGIGKAARNWESFDKILEALKNLENDETLLVQSGKPIGILKTHEDAPRVLLANSNLVPKWATWEVFNELDKKGLMMYGQMTAGSWIYIGTQGIIQGTYESFVEAGRQHFGGNLKGRVILTAGLGGMGGAQPLAGVFAGACVLAVEVDPTRIEKRLETKYVDEVATDIDDAIARIRKYTAAGEAKSVALLGNMATVIHQLLEKNFIPDLLTDQTSAHDPLVGYIPEGYTVETAKTFREKDQKAYLDAAYAAMAKHVRGMLAMKDRGAVTFDYGNNLRARAYEAGVTNAFDYPGFVPAFIRPLFCKGSGPFRWVALSGDPNDIKVTDNAMRELFPHKKDLLRWLDMAEERIAFQGLPARICWLEYGERAKAGLMFNKLVAEGKVKAPIVIGRDHLDCGSVASPNRETEAMKDGSDAVSDWALLNALVNTACGATWVSLHHGGGVGMGYSQHAGQVIVADGTEKAARRLERVLTADPAMGVFRHLDAGYELAKEVAIERGVKSLWI is encoded by the coding sequence ATGTCTCGCGTGGTAAAAGCTCCAACAGGAAACAAAATGGTTTGTAAGGGCTGGTTGCAAGAAGCCGCCTACAGAATGATTCAAAACAACTTGGACCCTATGGTGGCGGAGCGCCCAGAAGATCTTGTCGTTTACGGCGGTATCGGTAAAGCGGCTCGCAACTGGGAAAGCTTTGATAAAATTCTTGAAGCTCTAAAGAATCTTGAAAACGACGAAACTCTTCTTGTGCAATCGGGAAAACCGATTGGCATCCTTAAAACTCACGAAGATGCTCCTCGCGTTTTGCTTGCCAACTCGAACCTTGTTCCGAAGTGGGCGACGTGGGAAGTTTTCAACGAACTCGATAAAAAAGGCCTGATGATGTACGGTCAGATGACAGCGGGTTCTTGGATTTACATCGGAACTCAAGGCATTATCCAAGGAACTTATGAGTCCTTCGTTGAAGCCGGTCGCCAACATTTTGGCGGCAACCTTAAAGGCCGCGTGATTTTGACAGCGGGTCTTGGTGGAATGGGCGGAGCACAACCTCTTGCCGGAGTTTTCGCCGGAGCGTGCGTGCTGGCTGTTGAGGTCGATCCGACTCGTATCGAAAAACGCCTTGAAACAAAATACGTGGATGAAGTGGCGACGGATATTGATGATGCCATTGCACGCATTCGCAAATACACGGCAGCAGGCGAAGCGAAGTCCGTCGCGTTGCTTGGCAATATGGCGACAGTCATTCACCAGTTGTTGGAAAAGAATTTCATTCCTGATCTTTTGACGGATCAAACATCCGCGCATGATCCTTTGGTTGGTTATATCCCTGAAGGTTATACAGTCGAGACTGCGAAAACTTTCCGCGAGAAAGATCAAAAAGCTTATCTAGATGCGGCCTATGCAGCGATGGCGAAACATGTGCGCGGTATGCTGGCGATGAAAGATCGCGGCGCTGTGACTTTTGATTACGGTAATAACTTGCGTGCCCGCGCTTACGAAGCAGGTGTTACGAATGCCTTCGATTATCCTGGTTTCGTACCGGCTTTCATCCGTCCGTTGTTCTGCAAAGGCAGCGGTCCTTTCCGCTGGGTGGCTTTGTCTGGTGATCCAAACGATATCAAAGTGACTGACAATGCGATGAGAGAGCTTTTCCCGCACAAGAAAGACCTTCTTCGCTGGCTGGATATGGCGGAAGAGCGCATTGCTTTCCAAGGCTTGCCAGCGCGTATCTGCTGGCTTGAATACGGCGAGCGGGCGAAAGCCGGCTTGATGTTCAACAAGCTTGTTGCTGAAGGCAAAGTCAAAGCGCCGATCGTGATCGGGCGCGACCATTTGGATTGCGGCTCGGTCGCATCACCAAATCGTGAAACGGAGGCGATGAAAGACGGTTCAGACGCAGTCAGCGACTGGGCTCTTCTCAATGCTCTTGTAAACACAGCGTGTGGCGCAACGTGGGTCAGCTTGCACCATGGCGGTGGCGTAGGCATGGGTTACTCTCAGCACGCCGGCCAAGTCATCGTCGCAGACGGTACAGAGAAAGCCGCGCGCCGCTTGGAAAGAGTTTTGACGGCAGATCCAGCAATGGGTGTGTTCAGACATCTGGATGCCGGTTATGAACTTGCAAAAGAAGTAGCGATTGAAAGAGGCGTTAAGAGTCTTTGGATTTAA
- a CDS encoding ABC transporter substrate-binding protein yields the protein MQHARQRHSKLLLSFFFLLILSILNLDAKAQGPDVVRVGNLKFAHYGAISYLSEFCSKYNLKVTERVFAKGLDIVPAIIAGEIDVAASAADAAIAGRAGGAPIYAVAGFAKGGARIVVRTDLKIKSVKELKGKKVGVARGGAQELLLYAELAKHNLTWSDQPGKDVRIVFMAFADLNQALQSKNIDAMSQSEPQSSQAINKGYGVELVKPYDTPMGEPIRTLVMTENMYNKKKPVAERFMKCFVEATKTFIEKPDLAQKYVIEKMFKGQITPQDFKDAMDNADYTYDLTVEHMQITTDFMVKYGVGRMRNPPKATDWVKLDLLAEAKKSLGVP from the coding sequence ATGCAACATGCTCGTCAACGCCATTCCAAGCTTCTTCTGAGTTTTTTCTTTCTCTTAATATTGTCGATTCTAAATCTAGACGCCAAGGCGCAAGGACCTGACGTCGTCAGGGTCGGGAACTTAAAGTTCGCGCATTACGGAGCCATCAGTTATTTATCCGAATTCTGCAGTAAATATAATTTGAAAGTCACAGAGCGCGTCTTTGCCAAAGGTCTCGACATCGTTCCAGCAATTATCGCAGGTGAAATCGACGTTGCTGCCAGTGCCGCCGACGCTGCCATCGCGGGCCGAGCCGGGGGCGCGCCCATCTATGCCGTCGCCGGTTTTGCTAAGGGCGGAGCCCGCATTGTGGTTCGAACCGACTTAAAAATAAAATCCGTCAAAGAATTGAAAGGCAAGAAAGTGGGAGTCGCGCGGGGAGGTGCCCAAGAACTTCTTCTTTACGCTGAACTTGCGAAACACAATCTTACTTGGTCAGATCAGCCTGGCAAAGATGTGCGGATTGTCTTCATGGCTTTTGCCGATTTGAATCAAGCCTTACAATCTAAAAATATCGATGCCATGTCACAGAGCGAGCCGCAGTCTTCCCAGGCGATCAACAAAGGCTACGGTGTGGAACTCGTTAAACCCTACGACACCCCTATGGGGGAACCTATCCGAACTCTCGTAATGACGGAAAATATGTACAACAAGAAGAAACCGGTGGCCGAGCGCTTTATGAAATGTTTCGTCGAGGCGACAAAAACATTTATCGAAAAACCGGATCTTGCGCAGAAATACGTCATTGAAAAAATGTTCAAGGGCCAAATCACTCCGCAAGACTTCAAAGATGCAATGGATAACGCCGATTACACTTATGATTTGACGGTGGAGCACATGCAAATCACCACGGATTTTATGGTGAAGTATGGCGTCGGCAGAATGAGAAATCCGCCTAAAGCAACAGACTGGGTGAAATTGGATCTTTTGGCGGAAGCGAAAAAATCTTTAGGAGTTCCTTAG
- a CDS encoding ABC transporter permease has protein sequence MNWASTLKGIWVPALIIIVWEAVVRFGFVNPQILPSPSAVVIRWYHYLLPTEAYDPQVSSYAGWMFSGELIRDLISSFYRVAVGFLIGAGLALPLGLLMGGSTHIYDYMNPLIQVLRPIPPIAFIPLAILWFGLGDPPAVFLIALGAFFPVLMNTIVGVRAVDNIYVRAARNLGASRTQMFIKIILPAAMPYILSGVRIGIGTGFICMIVAEMIAVNNGLGYRILEAREYFWSDKIIAGMFSIGLLGLAIDTGVSRLNNYLLRWHRGLE, from the coding sequence ATGAATTGGGCTTCGACATTAAAAGGAATTTGGGTACCGGCTCTTATCATCATTGTGTGGGAGGCGGTCGTCCGTTTTGGCTTTGTGAATCCGCAGATTCTGCCTTCTCCCTCCGCCGTCGTGATCAGGTGGTATCATTATCTCCTTCCGACGGAAGCGTATGATCCGCAAGTGAGTTCCTATGCCGGCTGGATGTTTTCCGGCGAACTCATTCGCGATTTGATTTCAAGTTTCTATCGTGTGGCCGTTGGATTTTTAATTGGTGCGGGACTGGCTTTGCCGCTCGGTCTGTTGATGGGCGGCAGCACTCATATTTACGACTACATGAATCCGTTGATTCAAGTTCTTCGTCCAATCCCGCCTATTGCTTTTATTCCGCTGGCAATTTTGTGGTTTGGCTTGGGCGATCCTCCCGCTGTTTTTCTGATCGCTCTGGGCGCTTTTTTTCCGGTGCTGATGAACACAATCGTCGGAGTGCGAGCCGTCGACAATATTTACGTGCGGGCCGCTCGCAATTTGGGGGCGTCGCGCACGCAGATGTTTATTAAGATTATTCTTCCGGCAGCGATGCCTTACATTCTCAGCGGCGTGCGCATCGGTATAGGAACGGGTTTCATCTGTATGATTGTGGCGGAGATGATCGCCGTTAATAACGGTCTTGGCTATCGTATCTTAGAAGCCCGGGAATATTTTTGGTCCGACAAAATTATTGCGGGTATGTTTTCCATCGGTCTTTTAGGTTTAGCGATTGATACAGGTGTGAGCCGTCTTAACAATTATCTTTTGCGCTGGCATCGAGGTCTGGAATGA
- a CDS encoding ABC transporter ATP-binding protein, producing MNTQSQIEIDHVHKVFKGQGQDVVALKDIDFTIPQGQFLCLLGPSGCGKSTLLNAIAGFSLPTQGTVRVEGKVIEAPGPDRGMVFQEYALFPWMTVEDNITFGLKLRKDAPEKIEKKLNELLQMLKLSDFRDRYPKDLSGGMRQRVAIARVLALDSQIMLMDEPFGALDALTRRSLQDELLKLWSQVKKTIVFVTHSIEESIYLADRIIVMSYRPGTVKKDITVNIPRPRNPASPEFNDLKREISQLVMAEQSRFEEAQLKSTTGD from the coding sequence ATGAATACGCAATCCCAGATTGAAATTGATCACGTCCATAAAGTTTTTAAGGGCCAGGGGCAGGACGTGGTGGCTCTGAAAGATATCGACTTTACAATCCCACAGGGTCAGTTTTTGTGTTTGCTAGGACCGTCGGGTTGTGGGAAGTCGACATTGCTTAATGCGATCGCGGGATTTTCATTACCCACGCAAGGAACCGTTCGGGTCGAAGGAAAAGTGATTGAAGCTCCGGGGCCTGATCGCGGTATGGTTTTCCAGGAATACGCGTTGTTTCCGTGGATGACAGTGGAAGACAATATCACTTTTGGCTTGAAGCTTCGCAAAGACGCACCGGAAAAGATAGAAAAGAAACTCAACGAGTTATTGCAGATGCTGAAGCTTTCGGATTTTCGCGATCGTTATCCTAAAGATCTTTCGGGCGGAATGCGGCAACGGGTTGCTATCGCACGGGTTCTCGCTTTAGATTCACAGATTATGCTAATGGATGAACCCTTCGGAGCTTTGGATGCATTGACTCGAAGAAGCCTGCAGGATGAGCTTTTAAAGCTCTGGAGCCAAGTGAAGAAAACAATTGTCTTTGTCACGCACTCCATTGAGGAATCCATTTATCTGGCCGACCGAATCATCGTGATGAGTTATCGCCCGGGAACTGTGAAGAAAGATATCACCGTCAATATTCCGCGTCCGCGCAACCCGGCGTCTCCGGAGTTCAATGATTTAAAAAGAGAAATATCCCAACTCGTGATGGCCGAGCAGTCGCGTTTTGAAGAAGCGCAATTAAAGAGCACCACCGGAGATTAA